A DNA window from Malus domestica chromosome 12, GDT2T_hap1 contains the following coding sequences:
- the LOC103413601 gene encoding dehydration-responsive element-binding protein 2F: protein MDNSRKSPLKPWKKGPTRGKGGPQNASCEYRGVRQRTWGKWVAEIREPKKRTRLWLGSFATAEEAAMAYDDAARRLYGPEAFLNLPHLQPSSNPSLKSQKFKWFPSHNFISMFPSCGLLNINAQPSVHVIHQRLQELKQNGVLGHTTPSSSSSSCDSKSEAHILSDKTEMRNVAEKEKDVEISSEKEAEDYQEKPQMDLNEFLQQLGVLNKETQSEATETTESFTAPEFSIGEVHDEFGPFADKNINWDALIEMHGISNQGADAGTFQVYDMNEEPSFPTSIWNF, encoded by the coding sequence ATGGATAACAGCAGAAAATCTCCGTTGAAGCCTTGGAAGAAAGGCCCGACGAGAGGCAAAGGCGGCCCTCAGAACGCCTCCTGCGAATACCGCGGCGTTCGGCAAAGAACTTGGGGCAAATGGGTGGCTGAAATCAGAGAGCCTAAGAAGAGAACCAGGCTGTGGCTGGGCTCTTTTGCTACGGCTGAGGAAGCTGCCATGGCCTATGACGATGCTGCCAGGAGACTCTACGGCCCCGAAGCTTTTCTCAACCTTCCTCACCTTCAACCCAGCTCCAATCCTTCACTCAAATCTCAAAAATTCAAGTGGTTCCCTTCCCACAACTTCATTTCCATGTTTCCTTCGTGCGGTTTGCTCAACATCAATGCGCAGCCGAGCGTTCATGTCATTCATCAGAGGCTCCAAGAACTTAAGCAAAATGGGGTTCTTGGTCACACCACCCCTTCCTCTAGTTCTTCCTCCTGTGATTCAAAATCTGAGGCTCACATCCTGAGTGACAAAACCGAGATGCGAAATGTTGCAGAGAAGGAGAAGGATGTCGAAATTTCATCTGAAAAAGAGGCGGAAGACTACCAGGAGAAGCCACAGATGGATCTCAATGAGTTTCTTCAGCAACTGGGAGTACTGAACAAGGAGACACAATCAGAGGCAACTGAGACAACAGAAAGTTTTACAGCTCCGGAATTTTCGATCGGAGAAGTTCATGATGAATTCGGACCCTTTGCTGACAAGAATATCAATTGGGATGCATTGATTGAGATGCACGGGATTTCAAACCAAGGAGCAGATGCTGGTACCTTTCAAGTTTACGATATGAATGAAGAGCCTTCCTTCCCCACTTCCATTTGGAACTTCTAA